One segment of Metallosphaera cuprina Ar-4 DNA contains the following:
- the pdxT gene encoding pyridoxal 5'-phosphate synthase glutaminase subunit PdxT gives MKIGVLAYQGSFEEHALQVRRVLQKIGKGEVIQVKKPKDLDVDGIIIPGGESTTIGQVAQKMGLLDPLKEKISQGLPVLGTCAGAIMLSKEVRDAKIGKKDQPLIGVMDASIIRNFYGRQRESFEATINLEEIEGGHQRFVFIRAPAILKVWGKAKALASLNDVIVMAQEDQIITTTFHPELSGTTIVHEYFLEAVKR, from the coding sequence ATGAAAATAGGTGTGTTAGCGTATCAAGGAAGTTTTGAGGAGCACGCTCTGCAAGTGAGGAGAGTTCTTCAAAAGATTGGTAAGGGAGAAGTGATACAGGTGAAGAAACCAAAGGACCTAGATGTAGACGGAATAATTATTCCTGGTGGTGAGAGCACTACTATAGGGCAAGTTGCCCAAAAGATGGGTCTCCTAGATCCTCTGAAAGAGAAAATAAGCCAAGGTCTCCCAGTTCTTGGGACTTGCGCTGGGGCGATAATGCTATCTAAAGAGGTCAGAGATGCTAAGATAGGGAAGAAGGACCAACCTTTAATCGGAGTGATGGATGCCTCAATTATCAGAAATTTTTACGGTAGGCAAAGAGAAAGCTTCGAGGCTACGATAAACCTAGAGGAGATAGAGGGAGGACATCAGAGATTCGTATTTATCAGGGCACCCGCTATCTTAAAGGTGTGGGGTAAGGCTAAAGCTCTAGCCTCGCTGAACGATGTGATTGTTATGGCTCAGGAGGATCAAATCATAACGACCACCTTTCATCCCGAACTATCAGGTACGACTATAGTTCACGAGTATTTCTTAGAGGCTGTGAAGAGATAG
- the pdxS gene encoding pyridoxal 5'-phosphate synthase lyase subunit PdxS, with the protein MRLYALSFEEIERFFYKLAELRDSVKDEGLMSYVPEISVVSGTVQGSTRVKHAFPIFQKGGVVMDVTNVEQAGIAEDAGAVSVMVLDKLPYDVRKAGGVARMADPKVIEEVMNSITLPVMAKVRIGHVYEAKVLEALGVDMIDESEVLTPADEEHHINKWEFRVPFVNGARNLGEALRRISEGASMIRTKGEPGTGNVSEAVKHIKIVNQELRNLLSMAEEDRVKKSRELQVPYELVELTVKYSRLPVVNFAAGGIATPADAALMMWLGTDGIFVGSGIFKSEDPLERAKAVVLATANWEDPEVVLEAQKMISERKAMMGVDIKTLKPEELMQVRGL; encoded by the coding sequence ATGAGGCTGTATGCCCTTTCATTTGAAGAAATTGAGAGGTTCTTCTACAAGTTAGCTGAACTAAGAGATAGCGTTAAGGACGAAGGTCTTATGAGTTACGTTCCGGAGATTAGCGTAGTTTCTGGAACAGTTCAAGGAAGCACTAGGGTAAAGCATGCCTTTCCCATATTCCAAAAGGGAGGAGTGGTAATGGATGTGACTAACGTTGAGCAAGCTGGGATTGCGGAGGACGCTGGAGCAGTGTCTGTAATGGTTCTAGATAAGCTTCCTTATGACGTAAGGAAGGCCGGGGGAGTCGCGAGGATGGCAGATCCAAAGGTAATTGAAGAAGTTATGAATTCCATAACGCTTCCAGTTATGGCCAAAGTTAGAATAGGTCACGTTTATGAGGCAAAGGTACTTGAGGCCCTCGGTGTAGATATGATAGATGAGAGTGAGGTGCTCACTCCTGCAGATGAGGAACATCACATAAACAAGTGGGAGTTTAGAGTTCCCTTTGTGAACGGAGCTAGGAACCTTGGTGAGGCGCTCAGAAGGATCTCGGAAGGAGCTTCCATGATAAGAACAAAAGGCGAACCAGGAACTGGAAACGTTAGTGAGGCTGTGAAGCACATCAAGATAGTAAACCAAGAGTTGAGGAACCTGCTTTCAATGGCTGAGGAGGATAGAGTGAAGAAGTCTAGAGAGCTACAAGTTCCGTACGAGTTGGTCGAGTTAACGGTAAAGTACTCCAGATTACCTGTCGTTAACTTTGCTGCAGGTGGGATAGCTACCCCAGCTGACGCAGCCCTTATGATGTGGTTAGGTACTGACGGGATATTTGTAGGGTCTGGAATATTCAAGAGTGAGGACCCCCTGGAGAGGGCTAAGGCAGTCGTCTTAGCTACAGCAAATTGGGAGGATCCGGAAGTGGTTTTGGAGGCGCAAAAGATGATAAGCGAACGTAAAGCTATGATGGGTGTAGACATCAAGACGTTGAAGCCTGAGGAACTCATGCAGGTGAGAGGTTTATGA
- a CDS encoding 30S ribosomal protein S26e: MPKKRENRGRRKGDKGHVGYVMCDNCGARVPEDKAVCVTRTYSPVDASLANELEKKGAIITRYPVTKCYCVNCAVHFGLIKIRAENERKSKTRLF; the protein is encoded by the coding sequence TTGCCTAAGAAAAGGGAAAATAGAGGCAGAAGAAAGGGAGATAAAGGTCACGTAGGTTACGTAATGTGTGATAACTGTGGAGCTAGGGTACCAGAGGATAAGGCAGTGTGTGTAACTAGAACTTACAGTCCTGTAGACGCCTCTCTAGCTAACGAATTAGAAAAGAAGGGAGCCATAATCACTCGTTATCCCGTGACGAAGTGTTACTGTGTTAACTGTGCAGTTCACTTCGGTTTGATTAAAATAAGAGCTGAGAACGAGAGGAAATCTAAAACTAGGCTTTTCTAA
- the proS gene encoding proline--tRNA ligase: protein MKISRDKWSSNFSEWFDWVISEAEIYDYGRYPIKGAGVWMPYGFKIRHNVISLIRKLLDETGHEEILFPLLIPEELLKKESEHIRGFEKEVFWVTQGGEEKLETRFALRPTSEVAITLMESLWIRGYSQLPRKFYQIVSVFRYETKATRPLIRVRELTTFKEAHTIHETYEDAAKQVKEAVEIYSKFFDILGIPYLISKRPDWDKFAGAEYTIALDTLMPDGRALQIGTAHHLGQHFTKAMDYKIQRADGTLTYPHQTSYGISDRVIATVISINGDDHGPVLSPVIAPIEAVIIPIPGKSEEDTKKVFSYAEEVRSTLASNGIRAVMDSSEDKTPGEKFYIWELKGVPIRVETGVREMNSGSVYLKRRDTLEGKVVKREDLVKELKNMEKTIEEDMRRRAKDWFEERIKSFDSLPDAKRFLENRGGIAEVPWCGSEACGLKIEEEVQARVLGTPLESRPRGNCVVCGRQSTTTLRIAKTY, encoded by the coding sequence ATGAAGATCTCAAGGGATAAGTGGTCCTCCAATTTTAGTGAATGGTTCGATTGGGTTATATCAGAGGCAGAGATATATGATTATGGCAGGTACCCAATTAAGGGTGCTGGAGTGTGGATGCCATACGGGTTCAAAATCAGACATAACGTCATCTCCCTAATAAGGAAACTTTTGGACGAGACAGGTCACGAGGAGATCCTGTTTCCTCTTCTGATACCTGAGGAGTTATTAAAGAAAGAGTCAGAGCACATAAGGGGATTCGAAAAGGAGGTGTTCTGGGTAACTCAAGGGGGAGAGGAAAAATTAGAGACTAGGTTTGCGCTAAGACCAACTTCAGAGGTAGCCATAACATTGATGGAATCGCTTTGGATCAGGGGTTACTCCCAGTTACCTAGAAAATTTTATCAGATAGTAAGTGTGTTCAGATACGAAACTAAGGCTACAAGACCCTTAATTAGAGTTAGGGAGCTCACAACCTTTAAGGAAGCGCATACAATTCACGAGACTTATGAGGATGCGGCTAAGCAGGTTAAAGAGGCTGTTGAGATCTACAGTAAGTTCTTTGACATCCTCGGTATACCATATCTGATTTCAAAGAGGCCCGATTGGGATAAGTTCGCTGGGGCCGAGTACACAATAGCTTTAGACACTCTTATGCCTGATGGTAGGGCGCTACAAATAGGGACAGCCCATCATTTAGGTCAGCACTTCACTAAGGCCATGGACTACAAGATCCAGAGAGCTGATGGGACCCTAACATACCCTCATCAGACTAGTTATGGTATTTCGGATAGGGTAATCGCTACCGTTATCTCTATAAATGGAGACGATCACGGTCCGGTCCTATCTCCCGTTATAGCTCCTATTGAAGCCGTGATAATACCTATACCAGGCAAAAGTGAAGAAGACACTAAGAAGGTGTTCAGTTACGCTGAGGAAGTCAGATCAACGCTGGCCTCCAACGGTATAAGAGCAGTTATGGATAGCTCAGAGGACAAGACCCCCGGAGAGAAGTTCTACATATGGGAGTTGAAGGGAGTACCAATTAGAGTTGAAACGGGGGTTAGGGAGATGAACTCTGGATCGGTGTACCTTAAGAGGAGGGATACCCTTGAGGGCAAGGTAGTGAAGAGAGAGGACCTAGTGAAGGAGCTCAAGAACATGGAAAAAACGATAGAGGAGGATATGAGGAGGAGAGCAAAGGACTGGTTTGAGGAGAGGATCAAAAGCTTCGACTCTCTTCCAGACGCTAAAAGGTTCCTAGAGAACAGGGGAGGTATAGCTGAGGTTCCTTGGTGTGGATCAGAGGCGTGTGGCCTAAAAATAGAGGAGGAAGTACAGGCTAGAGTCTTAGGTACTCCACTCGAATCAAGGCCTAGAGGCAACTGCGTAGTGTGCGGAAGACAATCGACTACCACGTTGCGGATAGCAAAAACTTATTAG
- a CDS encoding ATP synthase subunit K (produces ATP from ADP in the presence of a proton gradient across the membrane; the K subunit is a nonenzymatic component which binds the dimeric form by interacting with the G and E subunits): MKYLERMKYVVLVLPLLLTSVVFGQSPSDTAQGFSGINIGAGLAVGLAAIGAGMAVGMAAAAGIGVLTERRDMFGTVLIFVAIGEGIAVYGILFAVLMLFGKF; the protein is encoded by the coding sequence ATGAAATATTTAGAGAGAATGAAATATGTGGTGCTTGTGCTACCACTTCTGTTAACTTCTGTAGTTTTTGGTCAATCTCCATCAGATACGGCTCAAGGCTTTTCAGGTATAAATATAGGTGCGGGCCTTGCTGTAGGGTTAGCCGCTATAGGAGCGGGAATGGCTGTGGGGATGGCTGCTGCGGCTGGTATTGGAGTGCTAACGGAGAGAAGAGACATGTTTGGTACAGTGCTGATCTTCGTTGCTATAGGTGAGGGAATAGCGGTTTATGGAATCCTGTTCGCTGTACTTATGCTATTCGGTAAATTTTAG
- a CDS encoding V-type ATP synthase subunit D — MSSRKVLPTKINLISMRNQLKLIRVIKRLLENKREVLLIYLRTYVNEYEKIYNEVNEALRGVYDSYLKAVVDEGISNIEMIASSQVSSLQLRSSTKVIFGVKIPVTEIDESTIPPKPFSEVEISPHLSEAFDNMKATLVKVIKLVELESTIRSLVAELRKTQRLINAIDTSILPFYNSSVKYIRSILNDRSREEFVRLKVTRRILQRRRESGR, encoded by the coding sequence ATGAGCTCAAGGAAGGTACTCCCAACTAAGATTAACCTAATCAGCATGAGGAATCAGCTCAAGCTAATTAGGGTCATAAAGAGACTCTTAGAGAACAAGCGGGAGGTCCTCCTCATATACTTGAGAACTTACGTGAACGAATACGAAAAGATCTACAATGAGGTGAATGAGGCCTTAAGGGGAGTGTATGACAGTTATCTAAAGGCAGTAGTTGACGAGGGTATCTCTAACATAGAGATGATAGCGAGTTCTCAAGTCAGTTCCCTTCAGTTGAGAAGTTCTACGAAAGTGATATTCGGCGTTAAGATCCCTGTCACTGAGATAGATGAGAGCACTATTCCACCTAAGCCATTTAGCGAAGTTGAGATCTCTCCTCACCTTTCTGAGGCCTTTGATAATATGAAGGCTACGTTGGTCAAGGTTATCAAACTAGTGGAGTTGGAATCAACTATTAGGTCCCTCGTAGCTGAGCTGAGGAAGACCCAGAGATTAATAAACGCTATTGATACGTCAATATTACCGTTTTATAACAGTTCAGTAAAGTACATCAGGTCCATATTAAATGACAGGAGCAGGGAGGAATTCGTTAGACTTAAAGTTACAAGGAGAATTCTACAGAGGAGGAGAGAAAGTGGACGCTAA
- a CDS encoding V-type ATP synthase subunit B — translation MGSSMNVREYSNISMIKGPLVMVQGVSDSAYNELVEVELANGEKRRGIVVDSQKGISVVQVFEGTRGISPVGTTVRFLGRGLEVKISEEMLGRIFNPLGDPLDNGPMVIKGERRDINGEPINPATRDYPEEFIQTGISAIDGLNSLLRGQKLPIFSGSGLPANALAAQIAKQATVRGEESNFAVVFGAIGVRYDEALFFRKFFEETGAINRVALIMSLANEPPVMKTLTPKTALTLAEYLAFEQDMHVLAILIDMTNYCEALREISASKEEVPGRGGYPGYMYTDLAQTYERAGKVVGKKGSITQMPILTMPNDDITHPIPDLTGYITEGQITLDRNLYNKGIYPPINVLMSLSRLAKDGIGEGKTRDDHKDVSNQLFASYAKAVDTRGLAAIIGEDSLSETDRKYLMFGDLFERKFVSQGINENRDIETTLDIGWEILSVLPERELTNIKMDYIKKYHPAYRGKK, via the coding sequence ATGGGATCATCCATGAATGTTAGGGAGTACTCCAACATCTCTATGATAAAGGGTCCACTTGTAATGGTACAAGGCGTTTCTGACTCTGCTTATAACGAACTGGTAGAGGTGGAGTTAGCAAATGGAGAAAAGCGAAGGGGTATTGTAGTAGACTCTCAGAAAGGTATTTCAGTAGTCCAGGTGTTTGAAGGAACTAGGGGTATTTCTCCTGTAGGGACCACGGTTAGGTTCCTCGGTAGGGGACTGGAGGTAAAGATCTCGGAAGAGATGCTGGGGAGAATATTTAACCCCTTAGGGGATCCGCTAGATAACGGGCCAATGGTCATTAAAGGGGAGAGGCGTGACATTAATGGAGAGCCGATAAACCCAGCTACAAGGGATTACCCCGAGGAGTTCATACAAACGGGTATTTCCGCCATAGATGGGCTGAACTCACTTTTAAGAGGACAGAAGCTCCCTATCTTTAGCGGGAGTGGTCTTCCTGCTAACGCTTTAGCCGCTCAGATAGCCAAACAAGCTACTGTCAGAGGAGAGGAAAGCAACTTCGCGGTCGTGTTCGGAGCAATAGGCGTTAGATACGACGAGGCGTTGTTCTTCAGGAAGTTCTTTGAGGAGACGGGAGCAATAAATAGGGTTGCACTAATTATGAGCTTAGCCAACGAACCTCCGGTTATGAAGACTTTGACTCCGAAGACGGCCTTAACTCTAGCCGAGTATCTAGCCTTTGAGCAGGATATGCACGTGTTGGCTATACTTATTGACATGACTAACTATTGTGAGGCGCTTAGGGAGATCAGCGCGTCTAAGGAGGAAGTCCCTGGAAGAGGAGGATACCCAGGCTATATGTACACAGACCTTGCTCAGACTTATGAGAGGGCTGGTAAAGTGGTAGGAAAGAAAGGTTCAATAACTCAGATGCCTATACTAACCATGCCCAACGATGACATAACTCATCCCATACCTGATTTAACTGGATACATCACAGAGGGTCAAATAACCTTGGACAGGAATCTGTACAACAAGGGAATCTATCCCCCTATCAACGTTCTCATGAGCTTATCCAGGCTAGCTAAGGACGGAATAGGAGAAGGGAAGACTAGGGACGACCATAAGGACGTCTCAAATCAGTTATTCGCATCTTATGCTAAAGCTGTCGACACTAGAGGATTGGCCGCAATAATAGGTGAGGACAGCCTATCAGAGACGGACAGGAAGTACTTGATGTTTGGAGACTTGTTTGAGAGAAAGTTCGTAAGTCAGGGAATTAACGAGAACAGAGACATAGAGACCACCTTAGATATCGGTTGGGAAATACTTTCCGTACTTCCAGAGAGGGAGCTAACAAACATAAAGATGGATTACATCAAGAAATACCATCCAGCCTATCGTGGTAAGAAATGA
- a CDS encoding ATP synthase subunit A yields MAVGKVARVNGPLVVAEGMKDAQMFEVVEVGEPKLVGEITRIEGDRAYIQVYEDTSGIRPGEPVYGSGAPLSVELGPGLLGQLFDGLLRPLGEIKEITKSPFIKRGIKLPTLNRQKKWHFVPKVKKGDTIENGDVLGVVQETGLVEHRILVPPYIHGKVKEIVAEGEYTVEDNVAIIDMKGDEVPVKMMQKWPVRVPRPFKEKLDPREPLLTGVRILDTIFPMAKGGTAAIPGPFGSGKTVTLQSLSKWSEAKIVIYVGCGERGNEMTDELRSFPKLKDPWTGRPLLERTVLVANTSNMPVAAREASIYVGVTLAEYFRDQGYDVLTVADSTSRWAEALRDLGGRMEEMPAEEGFPSYLSSRIAEYYERAGRVRTLGNPDRYGSVTLASAVSPPGGDFTEPVTSTTLRFVRVFWPLDVSLAQARHYPAVNWLQGFSSYVDLVSDWWIKNVDPDWKTMRDFMVRTLLREDELKQIVRLVGPESLAEKDKLALEVARLIKEAFLKQNAYDDIDAFSSPQKQAKIMKLIYHYNQYATTAIERGVQVRKLVEKITVVPDIIRSKATIKNNELEKYDELESKLKAQFDEILKEVGA; encoded by the coding sequence ATGGCAGTAGGAAAAGTCGCAAGGGTTAACGGCCCTCTAGTTGTGGCAGAAGGGATGAAGGACGCGCAGATGTTTGAGGTAGTAGAGGTAGGTGAACCTAAACTGGTGGGCGAAATAACAAGGATCGAAGGGGATAGAGCTTACATTCAGGTTTATGAGGACACAAGCGGGATAAGACCTGGGGAACCTGTTTATGGAAGCGGGGCACCCCTTTCAGTCGAACTGGGGCCAGGACTCTTAGGGCAACTTTTTGACGGCTTGTTAAGGCCTTTAGGGGAGATTAAGGAGATAACTAAGTCTCCATTCATTAAGAGAGGAATAAAGCTCCCCACCCTAAACAGACAGAAAAAGTGGCATTTCGTTCCAAAAGTGAAGAAAGGGGATACGATAGAAAACGGTGATGTACTAGGTGTCGTTCAGGAGACTGGGTTAGTCGAGCATAGAATACTTGTCCCGCCTTACATTCACGGAAAGGTCAAGGAAATAGTAGCTGAAGGTGAATATACCGTTGAAGACAACGTAGCTATAATAGATATGAAAGGAGATGAAGTCCCTGTAAAGATGATGCAGAAGTGGCCTGTGAGAGTCCCTAGGCCTTTCAAGGAGAAATTGGATCCTAGGGAACCTTTGCTTACTGGAGTGAGAATTTTAGACACTATATTCCCCATGGCTAAGGGGGGTACAGCTGCTATACCTGGACCTTTCGGCAGCGGTAAGACGGTCACTCTTCAAAGTCTATCAAAGTGGAGTGAAGCTAAGATAGTCATTTACGTAGGATGCGGAGAAAGAGGAAACGAGATGACGGACGAACTGAGGAGCTTCCCCAAGCTAAAGGATCCATGGACCGGTAGACCACTATTGGAAAGGACGGTCTTAGTCGCGAACACCAGTAACATGCCTGTGGCAGCTAGGGAGGCTAGCATCTATGTGGGAGTCACTCTGGCTGAGTACTTTAGAGACCAGGGATATGACGTGCTGACGGTAGCGGACTCGACCTCAAGGTGGGCTGAGGCCCTCAGAGATCTGGGAGGGAGAATGGAAGAGATGCCAGCCGAAGAGGGGTTCCCAAGTTATCTGTCTTCCAGGATAGCCGAATACTACGAAAGAGCGGGTAGGGTAAGAACTCTTGGAAATCCTGATAGATATGGATCTGTAACTTTAGCTTCTGCCGTATCTCCTCCAGGCGGCGACTTCACAGAACCTGTAACTAGCACCACACTTAGGTTCGTAAGAGTCTTCTGGCCTTTGGACGTTTCTTTGGCACAGGCGAGGCACTACCCAGCTGTAAACTGGCTTCAAGGTTTCTCATCTTATGTAGACCTCGTCTCAGACTGGTGGATCAAGAACGTCGATCCAGATTGGAAGACAATGAGAGACTTCATGGTGAGAACTCTCTTGAGGGAGGACGAGCTTAAACAGATCGTAAGGTTAGTAGGTCCGGAATCCCTTGCGGAAAAGGATAAGCTAGCGCTGGAAGTTGCCAGACTCATCAAAGAGGCTTTCTTAAAACAGAACGCTTACGATGACATTGACGCTTTCTCATCTCCTCAAAAGCAGGCTAAGATAATGAAACTTATTTATCATTACAACCAATACGCTACTACCGCCATTGAGAGGGGAGTGCAAGTTAGGAAACTAGTTGAAAAGATCACTGTAGTTCCTGACATAATTAGATCGAAGGCAACAATTAAGAACAACGAACTTGAGAAGTATGACGAATTAGAGAGCAAATTAAAAGCTCAGTTTGATGAAATCCTTAAGGAGGTTGGTGCGTAA
- a CDS encoding V-type ATP synthase subunit E, producing the protein MVSIEELMGKVIDSEIEVIKSELNKALEEALKLVRETRDRVERDYTVKLNEMVTKAKEEVEGEKARLDIEVKRAILSEKNYWLDKVYEGALNSLSKVKSSQGYRSGIEEVLRREVRDGSVILCSPDEVEQVKRVVKSLKVRAEVKADQKIIGGIKIEYTDLGLTRDYSLNLILDQVFESLKPKIAEILFGEM; encoded by the coding sequence ATGGTTTCAATCGAGGAATTGATGGGAAAAGTGATAGACTCGGAGATAGAGGTCATAAAGAGCGAGCTTAACAAGGCTCTTGAAGAGGCCTTAAAGCTTGTGAGGGAAACAAGAGATAGAGTGGAGAGAGATTACACCGTGAAGCTTAACGAAATGGTCACAAAGGCTAAGGAAGAGGTGGAGGGAGAGAAAGCTAGGTTAGACATTGAGGTTAAAAGGGCTATTCTGAGCGAGAAGAATTATTGGCTTGACAAGGTCTATGAAGGAGCCCTTAACTCTCTAAGTAAAGTTAAGTCCTCTCAGGGATACAGGAGTGGTATAGAGGAGGTTCTAAGGAGAGAAGTCAGAGACGGTTCAGTGATACTCTGCTCTCCTGATGAAGTGGAGCAAGTTAAGAGAGTAGTGAAGAGCCTTAAGGTAAGGGCCGAGGTCAAAGCCGATCAGAAGATCATTGGTGGAATTAAAATTGAGTACACCGACTTAGGACTAACTAGGGATTATTCCCTTAATCTGATATTAGATCAAGTTTTTGAGTCTTTAAAACCAAAGATAGCTGAGATTCTATTCGGTGAGATGTGA
- a CDS encoding V-type ATP synthase subunit F yields the protein MGKIVLLGDRYTVSLFKTMGAEGKTVEDPFILEKEIDSIKKRDDVDLVLITRDIYEPVREKIDSIVSTLTKPLITVIPSPFSESKPIDVKKMVLKALGFG from the coding sequence ATGGGTAAAATAGTTTTGCTAGGAGATAGGTATACGGTATCGCTTTTTAAAACAATGGGAGCTGAGGGGAAAACTGTAGAGGACCCTTTCATCCTAGAAAAGGAGATCGATAGCATAAAAAAGAGAGACGACGTTGATCTAGTGTTGATCACGAGGGACATTTACGAGCCTGTCAGGGAGAAGATAGATTCTATAGTATCAACGCTTACTAAACCACTGATCACGGTCATTCCGTCGCCTTTCTCTGAATCTAAACCTATAGACGTAAAGAAGATGGTTTTAAAGGCTTTGGGTTTCGGGTGA
- a CDS encoding V-type ATP synthase subunit I, producing MIFPENMLKVEIISLISEKDKITTELLKFGKMEVIEPAHPISNNRVEEARKELTTVQDHVNKIKLIMEIAGTVLEPTGKMKVDQAWIDEARKVSEEASMEEFRYKELLEEIGKLKGEIDLYQSQLKEVSPFSSVTTELKTLYSLEILDVALVVLNNEQLKKIKENKQVFIDYSPLDEGKYATLLVSLKGETPLDPILKEIGVRRFETPDGKSPFEVYKVINEKIGELKKILDETRANLIKKIRQNEKEFGELYGKLLTVRDALTLQSKGRVSDHFFQVEGYVPEKLWSKLKSTLNNVALLEAASPKRFGEEEPPTYVQLPKSVSAIESVVEIYGTPSYWEISPLVFLFVTFPLLFGLMFPDVGNALILLIFAIFFHKYGVKKGSNNIKNLSIILGYSSVVAMITGFLARDFFGPLPVGGLKEMGIADVSGPLNSVWPVPVSVTRALSPLLPFGEYSTSTSIEHTIILSILLGAIALFVSSLLGVINAIKKRDREFLVFEKLPLLVLYTVPLVIFGYGITDPADYFGKVGALLSYILQNLLNSFHPDLSTSTSALAYILIIWVELGLIYNWIAKAIILKRHDKQSTGGALAMGFIEGGFEAAILLLSNTISFIRILVFALAHYYLLYAFSYMAYLVVGHPSLLAIGTNPASIVILIIGNLLAIGLEGLVVFIQDMRLHFYEMFSKFYEGRGKKFEPLMASVELI from the coding sequence TTGATATTTCCCGAAAACATGCTTAAAGTAGAAATAATATCTCTAATAAGTGAAAAAGATAAGATTACCACGGAGCTGTTGAAGTTCGGTAAAATGGAGGTAATAGAGCCAGCACATCCCATCTCCAACAACAGAGTTGAGGAAGCCAGGAAAGAGCTCACCACAGTTCAAGATCACGTCAACAAGATAAAGCTTATCATGGAGATAGCAGGGACGGTTCTGGAACCAACTGGTAAAATGAAAGTAGACCAGGCTTGGATCGACGAAGCCAGGAAAGTTTCAGAGGAGGCATCTATGGAGGAGTTTAGGTATAAGGAACTTTTAGAGGAGATCGGCAAGCTCAAGGGAGAGATAGACCTATATCAATCCCAACTAAAGGAGGTATCTCCATTCAGTTCAGTAACTACTGAACTGAAAACGCTCTACTCTTTAGAGATCTTAGATGTGGCTCTAGTTGTATTAAATAACGAGCAATTAAAGAAAATCAAAGAAAACAAGCAAGTATTTATTGACTACTCACCTTTGGATGAGGGTAAGTACGCCACTCTACTGGTTTCCTTAAAGGGAGAAACCCCTCTAGATCCAATATTGAAGGAGATTGGAGTGAGGAGATTTGAAACTCCTGACGGAAAGTCTCCGTTTGAAGTGTATAAGGTCATTAACGAAAAGATAGGAGAACTTAAGAAAATACTAGATGAGACCAGAGCTAACTTGATTAAAAAGATTAGACAGAATGAGAAAGAGTTTGGGGAACTATACGGAAAGTTACTTACAGTAAGAGACGCACTAACCCTTCAATCTAAGGGAAGGGTTTCAGATCACTTCTTCCAAGTTGAGGGATACGTCCCAGAGAAGCTTTGGTCAAAGTTGAAGTCTACTTTGAATAACGTTGCGTTATTGGAGGCCGCCTCCCCAAAGAGATTCGGAGAGGAGGAACCACCTACGTACGTTCAATTGCCGAAAAGCGTTTCTGCAATAGAATCGGTTGTTGAGATATATGGAACTCCATCGTACTGGGAGATCTCACCTTTAGTTTTCCTTTTCGTTACTTTTCCCCTTCTGTTCGGGCTCATGTTCCCTGACGTTGGTAACGCCCTGATCCTTCTAATATTTGCGATTTTCTTCCATAAATATGGAGTAAAAAAGGGAAGCAATAACATAAAGAACCTCTCTATTATACTGGGATACTCTTCAGTAGTTGCCATGATAACTGGATTTCTAGCCAGAGATTTCTTCGGACCTCTCCCTGTTGGAGGTTTGAAGGAGATGGGAATAGCAGACGTTAGCGGACCTTTAAATAGCGTATGGCCAGTTCCTGTTAGCGTAACCCGAGCTCTCTCTCCACTCTTACCATTCGGTGAGTACAGCACTAGCACTTCAATAGAACACACTATCATTCTCTCGATTCTATTGGGCGCAATAGCGTTATTTGTAAGCTCTCTACTAGGCGTTATCAATGCGATAAAGAAGAGAGATCGTGAGTTCTTGGTATTTGAGAAGCTACCCCTTTTGGTTCTATACACTGTACCACTTGTTATCTTCGGTTACGGGATAACGGATCCTGCTGATTACTTTGGAAAAGTTGGGGCTTTGCTAAGCTACATACTTCAAAATCTTCTAAACTCTTTCCATCCCGATCTAAGTACCTCGACATCAGCCCTAGCCTACATCTTGATAATCTGGGTTGAACTAGGACTGATATACAATTGGATAGCTAAGGCCATAATACTGAAAAGACACGATAAGCAGTCGACAGGAGGTGCGTTAGCTATGGGGTTCATAGAAGGAGGATTTGAGGCTGCGATATTACTATTGTCTAACACAATCTCGTTCATACGAATTTTAGTGTTTGCGTTAGCTCACTATTACCTATTGTACGCCTTCTCATATATGGCTTACCTAGTTGTAGGTCACCCTAGCCTGTTAGCTATCGGGACCAATCCTGCGTCCATAGTGATCTTGATAATAGGAAACCTATTGGCTATAGGCTTAGAGGGGTTAGTAGTGTTCATCCAAGATATGAGGTTACACTTTTATGAGATGTTTAGCAAGTTCTATGAAGGTAGAGGAAAGAAATTCGAACCTTTGATGGCCTCAGTAGAACTCATTTAA